In Orcinus orca chromosome 15, mOrcOrc1.1, whole genome shotgun sequence, the DNA window ACTTAGGACTTATATTTTCCTGTTCAATTTCCCTTTTCCTATAACAGATTTTTAGCACCATTACTCTCCTCTtttacagtaaaaaaagaaaaggaaaaaaatcagatttacTTCTTCAAATAGAAAAGTAGTATTTTTAGGTCCCATTATATTCCAAAGGCAAGAGATTTGAGTTTTACTTTACATGTATTTGGAAATATCAGGGAATTTATAGAAGTTTGTTATGAAACTGAGTGAAATGACTGAGATCTTTGCTCTCAAAAGCTTAGGACCTTAACAGTAGAGAATACACAGGGAGTAGATGAGCCCTTCTatattatattgaatattttgCCATTTGACATGAATATTAAACACAGAAAATTTGTGATATTATATTCAGAAATGAATTTCTTTCACAGCTGTCTGTTTGAGTGATTGAGTTTATATTGTTGTGATATGATATGTATTCCCAATTTCTGATTTGAAAATCagacaaatatttgaatactgAGGAATTTTCAGAGGCTATGCTAGTTAAAAATATGTTCTAGTGTTGGCAttgtttatttaggaaaaaaatttttttatattccttttttaaaaattatttttcctgcaTTGACTAAAGAATCAAGAATAGTTCATGACTTTGCTTTTGCTCCCTGGCCTTGGATTATTAGGTAGTCCAggagtggtttttttttcttctctccacaAAGACttaaatagaaggaaaaattgAAAAGCTGGTACTAAGTTTAGCTGATGATTTTTAGCTCTCACCTCATTCTTCTTCTGTAGCATTCCCTGCTTTTTCTATCTGGAAAATTCAAAGTTCACCTTTATACAATTCAGTTATTTGATATAATTAAACTACagaattttttattgttgtatttgcttttttattttcttagacatTTTTGCTCTTGTCATTTCTTAATCTTATATTATTTGAGTTCAGTTTTGTGATTATGAAGTAGATAGGCAGAAGTTTGGGGGATTAGGGAGGGGAGAAACAAAAGATTGTTCTTTCAAGGTTAGTTAAACAAGCCTTAACCCTTTCCTGACTGGAACTTTTAACTTTATTATTCACTATTTGGGATTTAAAAATAGACTGGAATGGAGCTAAAGGCAGATATTATAACGTTAATTATATTAGTTTTGATTATATTAAACATTGACTCAACTGATACACTGTGTCCAGATATAGTAATACTGCTTTTACTTACACAGTGTTACTTATTATTTGTTGGAGAATATACTTACATATGTAACATGATGAACTTATTATTTGTTGGAGAATATACTTACATATGGAACATGGTGAGCTTCATGCATAATCAGTGTTACCTAATGTCAGTAATTTAATGTGTCCTCATTCAAGGAACAAATGCCAGTTTCAATTTGATTGCCATTTGCCATGTGgaaatgtgctaggaaaaaaatcagttatgGATAAAACTGAACTCTAAATTATCTCTACACACTCTTCTCattacatgttaaagaatgataATTCATTTATAACAATTGTTTGGGTTTTATCCTTTTTAGGTAATTAATTTGTACTTTGGATGATTCAGTGTTTGAAGAATTTTGGGTCAGCATATGAGTTTGTAGTCTTATAAGTTGTATACTATTAATAAACTgttcatatttttgttctttttccctaaTATGTGTACATTTCTTTTACCACTGTTCTATAATTTGGATGGAAATTATTAATGACTTTGTGACAATTGAAGATAATTTTCCATAATTTCTGTCAGTATTTGAAGAATATGCACTTAGAGCTACATAGTAAGACTTGATGCTTCTGGAAACCCTCaaaatgtcaatgaaaacataatgaaattAGTACTGACTCATCATGCTGTAGTTGACTCATGTTATCTGAGAAAACGAAGGTAGGTCAGGGTCATTTAGCATTCTCCCATCCCTGGCCCAGCCCCagtttcatcttttcattttatttgtgaaAAATTACTACAATGAAGGATTTTCTGTCATACTGTATTTATTCTTTATGTGTTACAAATGTGTTTATTCCTGAAGGTGACATGAAATAGGTACATAATTCACCCAGAACAGTTGGAAAGCAATTCAATCTGTGCAACCTACAGCAACTGCCAGCTTTAGGATGCTTTTCAAATAGGGTGTCTCCAACTCTGCCCAATTAATGCATGTTATTGGTCATTTGATTTTTCAGATGAAATCCCCACAGTGGTGGGGATCTTCAGTGCATTTGGCCTGGTCTTCACAGTCTCTCTGTTTGCATGGATCTGCTGTCAGAGAAAATCATCCAAATCTAACAAGACTCCTCCATATAAGTTTGTGCATGTGCTAAAGGGAGTTGATATTTATCCTGAAAACCTAAACAGCAAAAAGAAGTTTggaacagatgagaaaaatgaagtaaaGAATAAACCAGCTGGGCCAAAGAATTCTTTGCATCTTGATCTTGAGAAGAGAGATCTAAATGGCAATTTTCCCAAAACAAACCTCAAAGCTGGCAGTCCTGACCTGGAGAATGTGACCCCAAAGCTTTTCTCAGAAGGGGAAAAAGAGGCAGTTTCCTCTGATAGCTTAAAGTCCAGCACTTCTCTTACTTCAGATGAGAAACAAGAGAAGCTGGGAACCCTCTTCTTCTCCTTAGAGTATAACtttgagaagaaaacatttgTGGTAAATATTAAAGAAGCCCGTGGCTTGCCAGCCATGGATGAGCAGTCGATGACCTCTGATCCATACATCAAAATGATGATTCTCCCAGAGAAGAAGCATAAAGTGAAAACCAGAGTTCTGAGAAAGACCTTGGACCCAGCTTTTGATGAGACCTTTACATTCTATGGAATACCCTACACTCAGATCCAAGAGTTGGCCTTGCACTTCACAATCTTGAGTTTTGATAGGTTTTCAAGAGATGATATAATTGGAGAAGTCCTTATTCCTCTCACAGGAATTGAATTAACTGATGGAAAAAAGTTAATGAACAGAGAGATTATCAAGAGAAATGTTAGGGTAATTCATTTTTAGTGCTTAACATATTTATAAACAATCTTTTCTGTAGCTTTTTTGTATCTAGGGGAGTTTTATTAAAATGATGTCTTATACATATCATCTTTACCATGTTTAACTATTATTAATCATAATCAAATGAGGAGCAGGGGGATAGAGtagatgaaagaaattttaaccCACAACTGAAATGCATAAAGTATcttaatgatataaaataaaaaggaatcctttatggatttatttaaatatcatttatataaatatttttattaatttctgtcaCAAGTATTTTGACTAAGATTGTCACTAAAATGCAGACAAATATTTCTTACTcataagaaagttaaaaatatatttcaatgtcaACATAACTgaatttgaaattgaaaattaAGTCAGTTCATTTTGAGTATTTGAAGTTCTAATGACTTCATAGAATTGCTTTTTAAGGAAGAGATATCTCATTATATTGAATTACAAATATTCACCTTTATGTTGTATAACAGGAAGTGAGTTACTCGGCCTTTGCAGTTATGCTACTTTGGTAGTTCTGGAATTATTAGAAAATGATAAGACATCAATTAATCAAATCTAAATgtattttccctttaaatatgGAGCTCATTTGATTCCAGTTGTGGTATTTCAGAATAACTGGTGTTTATAAGGCATAATTCTATAGAATAGCATAAAGTTTGTTTTGACCACATCCTCACCTTTTCTGTTGAAATTAATGGAAGTCAAGATCAAGAAATATTAAGTAGTTTGAGTCACCTAACTGTTTAGTGGCACAGTGGGAATAAAGAATTGTTCCCTACTCTTATTCTTCTTGGAGTGCTTATTCATACAGTTACCCCATGTCAgcttttatataaatacatattgaagttttaggagctctgggcAACCATCATTCTTAGTTATACCAAGTTTACTTTTTGTTACTTTCAGTTAGAACTTGTACTTTGAGTTCTTGGTCATCTTATCTAAtgttaaagtaaaaataagatcTAAGTATTATGCAAAGAAAAACCCTATGATACTGTTCAGAGACAAAGCTTTAAATATTCTGAATCAATTCTCTCCAATATTTAATTCATTCCTTGGATTAAAGGAGGACTCTGGGTGTGGTGGGAGAAGAGAATTTTAACTCCATCAGTCCTCTGGGCTAAGAGAGTGGTGGGTGTCAGACTAAATTTCAGGTTTTCTGAATTCAAATTCTAATAATGTCTGTGCTAAAGAATTTGAAATCAAATCAAACTTGAGTCACTTTACCATATACAGATCCATTCAAATAATTAGATAATTTTCATTACCATTAATAACTTCAAAAAGTGGAGagttaattaaaaagcaaaaactaaaaatacctctgtgtaagatatattttaaatatcacccTTTAAAACATTTCTAGTAATGGGTGTGGCTAACTCATTACGAATTTTAACATTCTGTAGTACCTAAAAAGACCACAAGATGGCAGTAGTTGTTTTAGAAGATGATGGtactgcacaaaagcttttagttACTCTTTGATTCTTTAGcatattaaagtaaaataagtaGGAAAATTACAGTTAAATAACAATGCTATTAtagtgctttaaaaattaatataagtataaatttcaaaactaaagaataataaaaacatatttatctcATATCTCTCTTTGTTTAGAAGTCTTCAGGACGTGGTGAGTTACTGATCTCTCTCTGCTATCAGTCCATCACAAACACTCTCACTGTGGTTGTTTTAAAAGCTCGGCACCTGCCTAAATCTGATGTGTCTGGACTTTCAGGTAAGAATGTTTTTGAAAAACTCAGGCTCAGTGTAGAAATGAGCAATATATTGGGCAAAATAGTTAACAACTAACATTGGACTATGATTTAGATTCACCCTTTATTCACAATCACAAATTATgtgattgtttttgtttctcattttatgGAATAAATGTGTGAGCCGAGGCCATTatcaagaagaagaaaactgcatAGTTCTAAGATCCAGTACAAAGTTAGTATGTCGTAGATGTCTGACTGAATGGAGTTGAAGCAGAAAGCAGTGATAAATGCAGAAGTGAGGCCATTGCCAAAAACACagtgatggaaataaaattaaggtttaggaaaagttcttaattttactattttaaatgagCCTGCCTACCCttacatttctattatttttattatctttcctTTAATTCCTTATGTGTCTGTTGTCTGCTTTAAGAATTAGCTTTTAGTTTTGTGActaatttttaccaaaaaaaaaaaaattgctgtatAGTACAATGAGAAAGAGCATAAGACCTATCGTTTAAAatgatctgagttcaaatcctaacCCTTCCATTTCTTAGCATCGTAACATTGGGTATGTTTCTTAAACTCTACACAAACTGGATATAATAGTACTTACCTTGAAGGAAATTATGAGGTctggaaatatatatttcattaaatatcaTCCAGTGCTATTATTAGTTGTAGTTTTATTATTAGATAATGGAGATTAAAAACATGGTCTCAAAGATTTAGGTTAGGAAGTTAAAATGACTCATGCAACCAGAAAAGggcaaaataatataattaaatgtGTGATAAAGTAGCATGATCTTAAAATTCACAGGATACAGGTGACACAGGAAATATCAATACTGGGTAACAGGAAACAAACACAGCAAGTGGATAAAgaaccacaaaaaaattaaagccaaaaaTGGCACTGTCATTGTGAATTCTAAATGCCCATTCCCCCATTCAaaagagaaagcccatgctcagAGAATTAGTGAGATTTATCCAAAGTCATACAACTCAGTAAAGATAGATgtgtaatattttttccttctattccATTCTCTGGAATGAATTATTAGTAATCAGAATGTGTCATTAGAACATTCTATTTTCTTCCACTTTATGTTATCTCTTCATCCTTCCATTACAGTTCTTTCCCGTCCTCCACTATCTCTTGTGTTGTACATTCTtacttattttcaatttattgacAATACAGAAGCCAAGCTTTATCCATGTTTTCACTTTGTTCTGACTCATATTCGTTATAATCACATTTTATTAGCATCTCTAAGGCACCCTTATCTTGAGATCAGCTTTCCAGCCAAGTCTTGTCAGTACAATCTGTGTTGTTTCCCATTGCAGATCCCTATGTCAAAGTGAACCTGTACCATGCCAAAAAGAGAATCTCCAAAAAGAAGACTCATGTGAAGAAATGCACCCCCAATGCAGTGTTCAATGAACTGTTTGTCTTTGACATTCCCTGtgagggtcttgaagagataagTGTTGAATTTCTGGTTTTGGATTCTGAAAGGGAATCCCAAAATGAGGTAATTGGGCGGTTGGTCCTGGGAGCAGCAGCAGAAGGAGCCAGTGGAGAGCACTGGAAGGAGATTTGTGACTATCCCAGGAGACAAATTGCCAAGTGGCATGTGCTCTGTGATGGTTAGCATCCTAGCCAAGATGAGTTGGAACTTAATGATTTTTACTAGGCAagaagaaattttctttcttttttttttctgatacatGATTGCAAGCTTGTGaaagcttttttgttgttgttgttagaaatGTATTGAATTATCAGACCAGAAAGTAACTGTAAATGTGTATCATGATAATTTACTCTTTATTAGAGAAGTTGGATAAATTTTCATAAGATATTCAATTTCCCCTGAAGGTTACCAGTTATATAAATAAGAGTAGCCAAACATTTTAGGAATACTGCTCTGCAGGCCCGAGTTATGGCTGTGGTGATGATCTCATTGGAACATGTCACTGGAAGTCAATGTGGTTTTTaggatttagaaatgaaaagcatATCTTCTCTTATGAAAATTCATCCATTGTTCATCAACTGGGgaaatcaatttttctttaaacccaaagatattaaagaaatgttctctagattattttattaattatgtcATGTGCAAATGGTTGTCCTGCATATAAAAGtatatgattatttctttttggtCTGTAATTATTTGACACAATTTTATCATAAGAAGGGTAACTTaggtttgttgaaaaaaaaaagtgaacaaaatgagaaatcaTTTTATCAAAGGGCTGAGTTTAGAATACTATAGCCGAAATATGCTTTCCCCTCGCTAAGTTTACATgtgagtcaaaaataaaatataatctcacaTAAGAACCATGGCCTTGAGTTATTCActgcttgtgacaaatgtcagtGTGGCCTAAGAAAGCCCTATATACTTTTGTGAAGTTGCTGAGTTAGCTAGTGGGTAAAGAAATAAACTTCAGTGAGAAATCCAGTTAGAAATGCTGTTTTcttataggaaatatatatagtATGCAAGTGTACATTCAAGGTTATCCCTTGAACACAGAAAGGGCATTGGTAACCAAGTCTTCATTCAGCTTGTTCTCTCCCAGAGAGGACTAAGCTactatttgaaaagaaatgaagacaaaaaagTTGTGAAGTTGTAATCATCACTGGGTAGAAAGTGTTACTTAAcccaaaaaactaataaaaaatagttaCATGGCAAGTctaatatactttatatatgttCATACATAATATATTTATCTGTCAAATTAGCACAAGTATGTTTCACTATCTTTTCTAGGCTAATTTGTCTTGAGCTGTTGCCTGTTGACCAGTTTATAAACCTGTATCTTATACATCTTTCCAGTGCCAGGGCtctgaaattcattaaaaatccATTAAACCCTGTGATTATTTGGAAAGAATTTACTTGAGGTAATGTCACTGTATTTGAGTTTTTAGAAAAGTATGAGTGAAACTCAGGTACAGTTGAATTTTAAATATGCAAGTTAGAAATGAAGTCTACtgaaaaatttacattttgagTCAGGTTTTGTGTCAGTGCTTTAGCAGTTTTTGAGAATGTGTTTGATATCACAGTGTTTGTAAAATCTATGATAAAGCATTTTCAAAACAACTTATACATGCTTTTTATGACTATTCCTAATGTAAAGAAAATGCTTTACACTCTATATACAAAGATTGAAATCAACCTCTCTTCTTGTGCTTTAAGATGATTTGGGGATTAAACAAGAATATTGTCCAATCATCATCTTCATGCCATCACAAAGTCAACTCATAGCATCTTGGTCCACTCAGTATTTCTGTGAAAGCAATGTGAAATGAATTTTAGTCAGTATATGGTTTGGGGGAGTCATATGgccttttaatatttgtatatttggtaTCATGGGTCAAGGAATATAATATATTTTGGAGCTCTGAAACATTGTAAGAAGTCAACCCTAAGTATCCTTCAGAGCTGCCAGAAGTTAATGACGGTACCAAGAAAAGTATTGTTGTTGGAGGAGGGTGAACTTGTTTTTTTAGGGGAACAATGAAACCAagaacaaataattacaaaattacaATAACTAATTTGTAAATAGTTTTTAGTTCTTAAAATTTAAAGTGTTTCTCGGTGTGAAAAGTTGAGTAAAACTATTTGCAACTGctgttaagaaaagaaagaagaaaaactagaaagGAATTGAAACAGGCAGGGGCATAGTGATCTCATCATTTTCTGAAAATTGTACTGTTTTATATTGTATTACAGTATCTGTGTGATTATCTTGAATTCTGTTACACATTCTGCCCTGTATTAAACATGTAAATTAATTGTTTGTCTGATTAGCGAATCTAACCACCCTAATGGAGAGGTATCCATATTTGAAGAACTGTGTAACTCAGTAACTGATTTTTTCTGATGTTGTAACTTAATAGAAGTGATTTGGAAGGAAGCATGGTATATGAGATGGTGTCTGTTCTTTCGTGCCAGCTTTGTATGATGTTTGTAAGATCATGTTATATGACATGAATAAATGGCTGCTTTTGACCAACCCATTTCAactcaaaattttctttaatggaTTAATGgattctcttatttctttctaaaCTCTCGAGTTTCCTTAATAGATCATCTGGCATATATTAAGAAACATAAAGATTCAACACCAAGATCTTCCATATATCTTGTTGTAGTTTGCT includes these proteins:
- the SYT4 gene encoding synaptotagmin-4 gives rise to the protein MAPIATSREEFDEIPTVVGIFSAFGLVFTVSLFAWICCQRKSSKSNKTPPYKFVHVLKGVDIYPENLNSKKKFGTDEKNEVKNKPAGPKNSLHLDLEKRDLNGNFPKTNLKAGSPDLENVTPKLFSEGEKEAVSSDSLKSSTSLTSDEKQEKLGTLFFSLEYNFEKKTFVVNIKEARGLPAMDEQSMTSDPYIKMMILPEKKHKVKTRVLRKTLDPAFDETFTFYGIPYTQIQELALHFTILSFDRFSRDDIIGEVLIPLTGIELTDGKKLMNREIIKRNVRKSSGRGELLISLCYQSITNTLTVVVLKARHLPKSDVSGLSDPYVKVNLYHAKKRISKKKTHVKKCTPNAVFNELFVFDIPCEGLEEISVEFLVLDSERESQNEVIGRLVLGAAAEGASGEHWKEICDYPRRQIAKWHVLCDG